One genomic region from Vannielia litorea encodes:
- a CDS encoding tripartite tricarboxylate transporter permease — translation MDLWANLYGGFEIALTWQNLGLALLGCFLGTIMGALPGLGPSNGVAILIPLAFTLGLDATSSLILLTAVYYGAMYGGRISSILLNIPGDEPAMMTCLDGYPMARKGMAGEALALSGIASFVGAFLATWGLILLAPQLVKLALLFGPAEYFALFALAFATLGGVSSTNQAKSAFAAMLGLGLAMIGVDTQTGVPRLTFGEVHLYDGLDFLVAIVGLFALSEVFVFLEHRHGSADAEESKVKVGRIVPPMPMVIKTIPTMLRTSFLGFVAGVLPGAGASLGSFISYSMEKKLVDKEGTFGTGDPRGVAAPEAGNNAAAGGALVPMLALGVPGSGTTAVLLAVLLSLNITPGPLLFQNNPDVVWGLIAALFIGNLMLLAMNIPMVGLFTRVLLIPPRILMPVVAMVSFVGIYGISGSSFDLLVMIAFGLAGWILRKLDVPLVPVILGTLLGNTMENNLRRAVTIDNGNWWTLVDSPLAITLWAIAIAGFILPVFVGKVVKARMQRRDEEGSLSD, via the coding sequence ATGGATCTCTGGGCAAACCTCTACGGCGGTTTTGAAATCGCTCTGACATGGCAGAACCTCGGCCTCGCGCTGCTGGGCTGCTTCCTTGGCACCATCATGGGCGCGCTGCCGGGCCTCGGCCCGTCGAACGGCGTGGCCATCCTGATCCCGCTGGCCTTCACCCTCGGGCTGGATGCGACCTCGTCGCTCATCCTGCTCACCGCCGTCTATTACGGCGCAATGTATGGCGGGCGGATCAGCTCGATCCTGCTCAACATTCCGGGCGACGAGCCTGCGATGATGACCTGTCTCGACGGCTACCCGATGGCCCGCAAGGGCATGGCGGGCGAGGCGCTGGCGCTCTCGGGCATCGCCTCCTTCGTCGGGGCGTTCCTCGCCACTTGGGGCCTGATCCTGCTGGCGCCCCAGCTGGTGAAGCTGGCGCTGCTCTTCGGCCCGGCCGAATACTTCGCCCTCTTCGCGCTGGCCTTCGCCACGCTCGGCGGCGTCTCCTCGACCAACCAGGCCAAATCGGCCTTCGCCGCCATGCTGGGCCTCGGCCTCGCCATGATCGGGGTTGATACGCAAACCGGCGTGCCGCGCCTGACCTTTGGCGAAGTCCACCTCTATGACGGGCTGGACTTCCTCGTCGCCATCGTCGGGCTCTTCGCCCTGTCGGAGGTGTTCGTCTTCCTCGAGCACCGCCACGGTTCTGCCGATGCGGAGGAGAGCAAGGTGAAGGTGGGCCGCATCGTGCCGCCCATGCCGATGGTCATCAAGACCATCCCGACCATGCTGCGCACCTCCTTCCTCGGCTTCGTCGCGGGCGTTCTGCCCGGGGCAGGGGCCTCGCTCGGCAGCTTCATCAGCTACTCGATGGAGAAGAAGCTGGTGGACAAAGAGGGCACCTTCGGCACCGGCGACCCGCGCGGCGTGGCCGCTCCCGAGGCGGGCAACAACGCCGCTGCCGGTGGCGCGCTGGTGCCCATGCTGGCGCTCGGCGTGCCCGGCTCCGGTACCACCGCGGTGCTGCTGGCCGTGCTGCTATCGCTCAACATCACCCCCGGCCCGCTGCTGTTCCAGAACAACCCCGATGTGGTTTGGGGCCTGATCGCGGCGCTCTTCATCGGCAACCTGATGCTGCTGGCGATGAACATCCCGATGGTGGGCCTCTTCACCCGCGTCCTGCTGATCCCGCCGCGCATCCTGATGCCGGTGGTGGCGATGGTGAGCTTCGTCGGCATCTACGGCATCTCGGGCTCGTCCTTCGACCTGCTGGTGATGATCGCCTTCGGTCTTGCCGGGTGGATCCTGCGCAAGCTCGACGTGCCGCTGGTTCCGGTGATCCTTGGCACGCTCTTGGGCAACACGATGGAGAACAACCTGCGCCGCGCGGTGACCATCGACAACGGCAACTGGTGGACGCTGGTAGACAGCCCGCTTGCCATCACTCTCTGGGCGATCGCCATCGCAGGCTTCATCCTGCCGGTCTTCGTCGGCAAAGTGGTGAAGGCCCGGATGCAGCGCCGGGACGAGGAAGGCTCGCTGAGCGACTGA
- a CDS encoding ABC transporter ATP-binding protein — protein sequence MGRITLDKVAKSFGEVNVIPPLDLTIEDGEFVVFVGPSGCGKSTLLRLIAGLEDVSGGQIRIDKVDATHTPPAKRGLAMVFQSYALYPHMSVRKNIAFPMKMANVPQAEQDKRIDYAAKVLNLSDYLDRRPGQLSGGQRQRVAIGRAIVREPAAFLFDEPLSNLDAALRVNMRLEISELHNNLKTTMIYVTHDQVEAMTMADKIVVLQAGVIEQVGSPLELYQTPRNLFVAGFIGSPKMNFFKGADAAGHDAATIGVRPEHLTVSTTEGLWKGTVGVAEHLGSDTFLYVHPETADTVEDTITVRVDGEMALRHGDTVWLTPQDGKTHRFDGAGLRIG from the coding sequence ATGGGACGCATTACTCTGGACAAGGTTGCCAAGAGCTTCGGCGAGGTGAACGTGATCCCGCCGCTGGATCTGACCATCGAAGACGGCGAGTTCGTGGTGTTCGTCGGCCCGTCGGGCTGCGGCAAATCCACCCTGCTGCGGCTGATCGCTGGGCTGGAAGACGTAAGCGGCGGGCAGATCCGCATCGACAAGGTGGACGCCACCCACACGCCCCCCGCCAAGCGCGGTCTGGCGATGGTGTTCCAGTCCTACGCGCTCTATCCGCATATGTCGGTACGCAAGAACATCGCCTTTCCGATGAAGATGGCGAACGTGCCGCAGGCCGAGCAGGACAAGCGGATCGACTATGCCGCCAAGGTGCTGAACCTGAGCGACTACCTCGACCGGCGCCCCGGCCAGCTCTCGGGCGGGCAGCGCCAGCGGGTGGCCATTGGCCGCGCCATCGTGCGTGAGCCTGCGGCCTTCCTCTTCGACGAGCCACTCTCCAACCTCGATGCGGCACTGCGGGTGAACATGCGGCTCGAAATCTCGGAGCTGCACAACAACCTCAAGACCACGATGATCTACGTCACCCACGACCAAGTCGAAGCCATGACCATGGCCGACAAGATCGTGGTGCTGCAGGCGGGCGTCATCGAACAGGTCGGCTCGCCGCTGGAGCTCTATCAGACCCCGCGCAACCTCTTCGTGGCGGGCTTCATCGGCTCGCCCAAGATGAACTTCTTCAAGGGTGCCGATGCCGCCGGGCATGACGCTGCCACCATCGGCGTGCGGCCCGAGCATCTGACCGTTTCCACCACCGAAGGCCTGTGGAAGGGCACCGTGGGCGTGGCCGAGCACCTCGGCTCCGACACCTTCCTCTATGTTCACCCCGAGACGGCGGACACGGTGGAAGACACGATCACTGTGCGGGTGGATGGCGAGATGGCCCTGCGTCATGGCGATACCGTCTGGCTCACCCCGCAGGACGGCAAGACCCACCGGTTCGACGGCGCCGGGCTGCGCATCGGATGA
- a CDS encoding ExbD/TolR family protein yields the protein MSGKTVIGGQMPHATGLSGGAGHTVIGAAMPTSGTRPGDVYLPDPRGDRKAPFALTPLADVMFQLLIFFMLSTSLAPYSLITLGTPAAPTGQSSAEPEAAGGGAQSIVIWHIGRGELRAGSAVLPLDALPQVIPALKDKGLEEILLFTTPVATTQDVATVIEAIRVGEVAKLRLIGKPGL from the coding sequence ATGTCTGGCAAGACGGTAATCGGCGGCCAAATGCCCCATGCTACCGGGCTCTCGGGCGGGGCCGGGCATACGGTCATCGGCGCGGCGATGCCGACAAGCGGCACTCGCCCAGGCGATGTGTACCTGCCCGACCCGCGCGGCGACCGGAAGGCGCCCTTTGCCCTCACGCCACTGGCCGATGTGATGTTCCAGCTGCTGATCTTCTTCATGCTCAGCACATCTCTCGCGCCCTATTCGCTGATCACCCTCGGCACCCCCGCCGCGCCCACGGGCCAGAGCTCGGCGGAACCCGAGGCGGCGGGCGGCGGGGCGCAGAGCATCGTGATCTGGCACATTGGGCGGGGCGAGCTGCGGGCCGGTTCCGCCGTGCTGCCGCTCGATGCGTTGCCGCAGGTGATCCCGGCGTTGAAGGACAAGGGACTGGAGGAGATCCTGCTGTTCACCACGCCGGTCGCCACCACGCAGGATGTGGCCACGGTGATCGAGGCGATCCGCGTGGGCGAGGTCGCCAAGCTGCGGCTGATCGGGAAGCCGGGGCTGTGA
- a CDS encoding Bug family tripartite tricarboxylate transporter substrate binding protein yields the protein MKTSIIRAAMAVAALGLAGTAHAESHGFSPENPECIAPANPGGGWDFTCRQVGKSLQDQGLIEKTMQVVNLAGGGGGVAFAEVVNKRGDDNDLIVAASSATATRLAQGAYPGNTMDQVRWLASIGADYGVIAVAADSEITTLPALLDAIKSDPASISVAGGSAVGGWDHLKVLIAANAYGIEDVRSVKYIAFDGGGEAVTQLLAGSVQAFTGDISEAKGFVDSGDIKVIAVLAPERLGGEFSEMPTAKEQGVDAIGANWRGFYAPAGMSDEAYDAWVSKIADLYASDEWKEIMAANGLAPLDLQGADFQNFVSDSVAQIQSISKEIGIIK from the coding sequence ATGAAAACGTCTATCATCCGTGCGGCCATGGCCGTTGCGGCCCTTGGCCTTGCCGGCACCGCCCATGCAGAGAGCCACGGCTTCAGCCCCGAGAACCCCGAGTGCATCGCCCCCGCAAACCCGGGCGGCGGCTGGGACTTCACCTGCCGTCAGGTGGGCAAGTCGCTTCAGGATCAGGGCCTGATCGAAAAGACCATGCAGGTCGTCAACCTCGCCGGTGGCGGCGGTGGCGTGGCCTTTGCCGAAGTCGTCAACAAGCGCGGCGATGACAACGACCTGATCGTTGCCGCCTCGTCGGCCACCGCGACCCGCCTCGCGCAGGGCGCCTATCCGGGCAACACCATGGACCAGGTCCGCTGGCTCGCCTCCATCGGTGCCGACTACGGCGTGATCGCCGTGGCTGCGGACAGCGAGATCACCACGCTGCCCGCGCTGCTCGACGCCATCAAATCCGACCCGGCCTCGATCTCCGTGGCGGGCGGCTCCGCCGTGGGCGGCTGGGACCACCTGAAGGTGCTGATCGCGGCCAACGCCTATGGCATCGAAGATGTCCGCTCGGTCAAGTACATCGCCTTCGACGGCGGCGGCGAGGCCGTGACCCAGCTGCTGGCCGGCTCCGTGCAGGCCTTCACCGGTGACATCTCCGAAGCCAAAGGCTTCGTTGACAGCGGCGACATCAAGGTGATCGCGGTTCTGGCGCCCGAGCGCCTCGGTGGCGAGTTCTCCGAGATGCCCACCGCCAAGGAGCAGGGCGTGGACGCTATCGGTGCCAATTGGCGCGGCTTCTATGCCCCCGCCGGCATGAGCGACGAGGCCTATGACGCATGGGTCAGCAAGATCGCCGACCTCTACGCCTCCGACGAGTGGAAAGAGATCATGGCCGCCAACGGCCTGGCTCCGCTCGACCTTCAGGGCGCCGACTTCCAGAACTTCGTGTCTGACTCGGTGGCCCAGATCCAGTCGATCTCCAAGGAAATCGGCATCATCAAATAA
- a CDS encoding ABC transporter substrate-binding protein: MRRLIALLALLLAPATGAAQEATAQFGAGETPFLIRSTTDIGIIRPVMERFAALSPELAIRYEQWGSNDLFEISRADCQEGRPPADAVLSSAVQQMVWLVNAACAAPHRSEATAALPASRRWRDELWGVTTEPAVIAYNAELLDAEDVPRSRFALLDALRERPGTFRGRIATYDIAESGLGYLFAYSDSLEATTFGALLEGFSRVDAVATCCSAEIISGVAEGRYLIAYNVLGSYVASAGTPKVGVVLPEDYTLVLSRGYMIPRGAAQAGASARLLDFLLGAEAQSLLASAGLVIDMDAEETGLPSSARRFIPLSPVLLVARDPNRRALMLQVWSESFRPAGTP, encoded by the coding sequence ATGAGGCGACTCATCGCCCTTCTCGCCCTGCTCCTCGCCCCGGCCACTGGTGCGGCACAGGAGGCGACTGCGCAGTTCGGCGCGGGCGAGACGCCCTTCCTGATCCGATCGACCACCGATATCGGCATCATCCGCCCGGTGATGGAGCGCTTCGCCGCGCTCAGCCCGGAGCTGGCTATCCGCTATGAGCAATGGGGCTCGAACGACCTCTTCGAGATCAGCCGCGCCGATTGCCAGGAGGGCCGCCCGCCCGCCGATGCGGTGCTCTCCTCCGCCGTGCAGCAGATGGTCTGGCTGGTGAATGCCGCCTGCGCCGCGCCGCACCGGTCCGAGGCCACCGCCGCCCTGCCCGCCTCCCGGCGCTGGCGCGACGAGCTTTGGGGCGTGACCACCGAGCCTGCGGTGATCGCCTACAACGCCGAACTGCTGGATGCCGAGGACGTGCCGCGCAGTCGCTTTGCCCTGCTTGACGCGCTGCGCGAGCGGCCCGGCACCTTCCGCGGCCGGATCGCTACCTATGACATCGCCGAGAGCGGGCTGGGCTACCTCTTCGCCTACTCCGACAGTCTGGAGGCGACCACCTTCGGCGCGCTGCTGGAGGGTTTCAGCCGGGTCGATGCCGTGGCGACCTGCTGCTCGGCCGAGATCATCTCGGGCGTGGCCGAGGGGCGCTACCTGATCGCCTACAACGTGCTCGGCTCCTACGTGGCCAGCGCGGGCACGCCCAAGGTGGGCGTGGTGCTGCCGGAGGATTACACGCTGGTTCTTTCGCGCGGCTACATGATCCCGCGCGGCGCGGCGCAGGCCGGGGCCTCGGCGCGGCTGCTGGATTTTCTGCTCGGGGCGGAGGCCCAATCGCTGCTCGCCAGCGCCGGGCTGGTGATCGACATGGACGCCGAGGAAACCGGCCTGCCCAGCTCGGCCCGCAGGTTCATCCCGCTTTCGCCGGTGCTGCTGGTGGCGCGTGACCCGAACCGCCGGGCGCTGATGCTGCAGGTCTGGTCAGAGAGCTTCCGGCCCGCCGGAACGCCGTGA
- a CDS encoding mannitol dehydrogenase family protein, translating into MATNLSNNTLNVLPEAVAVPEYDRGALTPGILHIGVGNFHRAHMAWYLDRLFAQGEGHDWAIVGAGIKSFDAAKREALKGQDWLTTVVELDPAALTARVTGAMVDFCEIDSAALTARLTDPAIRIVSLTVTEGGYFVDAETDGFDSAHHEIVDDAQTPDDPKTVFGLLVKGLKARRDAGLEPFTVMSCDNLPENGHVAKAAVVGMAELVDPELAEWIAANVAFPCGMVDCITPATGPREIALVKETFGVDDKAPVVCEPFRQWVLEDSFPQGRPALEKVGVEFVPDVAPYETMKLRILNAGHAAIAYPSALLGHHFVHEGMQDADVTAWLKALMRAEVIPVLPEISGVDFDAYLEKCAERFANPEVGDTIARLCLDGSNRQPKFVLPTVREALEAGSAIQGLALEVALWCRYCAETTKGEITLEDERAPALQAAALKAQTDPSAFLALTDIFGRLGEAPRFVEALAAALAELEQKGVRAVLREYVAAQA; encoded by the coding sequence ATGGCCACAAACCTTTCGAATAACACCCTGAACGTGCTGCCCGAGGCCGTGGCTGTGCCCGAGTATGACCGCGGCGCGCTGACCCCCGGCATCCTGCACATCGGCGTCGGCAACTTTCACCGCGCCCATATGGCCTGGTATCTCGACCGGCTGTTCGCACAGGGCGAGGGGCATGACTGGGCCATCGTCGGCGCCGGGATCAAATCGTTCGATGCCGCCAAGCGCGAGGCCCTGAAAGGGCAGGACTGGCTGACCACCGTGGTCGAGCTGGACCCGGCTGCGCTTACCGCCCGCGTGACCGGCGCGATGGTGGATTTCTGCGAGATCGACAGCGCCGCGCTCACCGCCCGGCTGACCGATCCGGCCATCCGCATCGTCTCGCTCACAGTCACCGAGGGCGGGTATTTCGTGGATGCCGAGACCGACGGCTTTGACAGCGCGCACCACGAGATCGTGGATGATGCGCAAACGCCGGATGATCCGAAAACCGTTTTTGGCCTGTTGGTCAAAGGCTTGAAGGCCAGACGTGACGCAGGGCTTGAACCCTTCACCGTGATGTCTTGCGATAACCTCCCCGAGAACGGCCATGTCGCCAAGGCCGCCGTCGTGGGCATGGCCGAGCTGGTGGACCCGGAACTGGCCGAGTGGATCGCCGCCAATGTGGCCTTCCCCTGTGGCATGGTCGATTGCATCACGCCCGCCACCGGCCCGCGCGAGATTGCGCTGGTGAAGGAGACCTTCGGCGTCGACGACAAGGCCCCAGTGGTCTGCGAGCCGTTCCGCCAGTGGGTGCTGGAAGACAGCTTCCCACAAGGCCGCCCGGCGCTGGAGAAAGTGGGCGTGGAGTTCGTGCCCGATGTCGCGCCGTACGAAACGATGAAGCTGCGCATCCTCAACGCGGGACACGCGGCCATCGCCTACCCCTCGGCGCTGTTGGGCCATCACTTCGTGCATGAGGGGATGCAGGACGCCGATGTAACCGCATGGCTGAAGGCTCTGATGCGGGCCGAGGTGATCCCGGTGTTGCCGGAGATCAGCGGTGTCGACTTTGACGCCTACCTCGAAAAATGCGCCGAGCGCTTTGCCAACCCCGAGGTCGGCGATACCATCGCCCGGCTCTGCCTCGATGGGTCCAACCGCCAGCCGAAGTTCGTTCTTCCCACCGTCCGCGAGGCGCTGGAGGCGGGCAGTGCCATTCAGGGCCTCGCGCTCGAAGTGGCACTCTGGTGCCGCTACTGCGCCGAGACCACCAAGGGCGAGATCACCTTGGAAGACGAGCGCGCCCCGGCCCTGCAGGCCGCCGCGCTCAAGGCGCAAACCGACCCCTCGGCCTTTCTTGCGCTCACCGATATCTTCGGCCGTCTCGGCGAGGCACCGCGCTTTGTCGAGGCCCTCGCGGCGGCGCTGGCGGAGCTGGAGCAAAAGGGCGTGCGGGCGGTGTTGCGGGAGTATGTGGCGGCGCAGGCCTAG
- a CDS encoding MotA/TolQ/ExbB proton channel family protein, with product MDAYLPAGLSGYAWAILAVLAGASLLALTVALFKIFQFMRLGVGRRRLPGQIVEKYLRGDGDGALAIADKRNTSAVRVLFAALSALRQNPGDRDFARELATQTALDELALMGRRMNALEAVVQAAPMLGLLGTVVGMIEAFGRLAQAEGAVDPSVLAGGIWTALITTAVGLAIAIFFYFVSLWLEGRIARERESLERLISTVLHGRVETRPGKTIV from the coding sequence ATGGACGCCTATTTGCCCGCCGGGCTGAGCGGCTACGCATGGGCGATTCTGGCGGTGCTGGCGGGGGCCTCCCTGCTGGCGCTGACGGTCGCGCTCTTCAAGATCTTCCAGTTCATGCGCCTCGGCGTCGGGCGGCGCAGGCTGCCCGGCCAGATCGTGGAGAAATACCTGCGCGGCGATGGTGATGGCGCACTGGCGATTGCCGACAAGCGCAACACCTCCGCCGTGCGCGTGCTCTTTGCCGCGCTCTCCGCCCTGCGGCAAAACCCCGGTGACCGTGACTTCGCCCGCGAGCTGGCCACCCAGACCGCGCTTGACGAGCTGGCTCTGATGGGGCGGCGGATGAACGCGCTGGAGGCCGTGGTCCAGGCCGCGCCGATGCTCGGCCTGCTTGGCACCGTGGTGGGCATGATCGAGGCCTTCGGGCGGCTCGCCCAGGCCGAGGGCGCGGTGGACCCGAGCGTGCTCGCGGGCGGCATCTGGACCGCGCTGATCACCACTGCCGTGGGCCTTGCCATCGCGATCTTCTTCTATTTCGTCTCGCTCTGGCTCGAAGGCCGCATCGCCCGCGAGCGCGAGTCTCTGGAGCGACTGATATCGACCGTGCTGCACGGGCGGGTGGAGACCCGTCCGGGCAAGACGATCGTCTGA
- a CDS encoding L-iditol 2-dehydrogenase produces the protein MMRLAGKRALITGAARGIGLAFARRYIAEGAQVAIADVDLTRAEAAAKEIGAVAVEMDVTRQESIDAGFAAAVEALGGLDILVNNAALFSAAPIVEIERADFDRLMAVNVAGVLFCTQAAAKQMIAQGAGGKIINMASQAGRRGESLVAVYCATKAAVISLTQSAGLNLIAHGINVNAIAPGVVEGEHWDGVDAFFAKYEGKAPGQKKREVGEAVPFGRMGTAADLEGMAVFLASEEADYIVAQTYNVDGGNWMS, from the coding sequence ATGATGCGCCTTGCCGGCAAACGGGCGCTGATCACCGGCGCCGCCCGAGGGATCGGGCTGGCCTTCGCCCGCCGCTACATTGCGGAAGGGGCGCAGGTGGCGATTGCCGATGTCGATCTGACGCGGGCAGAGGCGGCGGCGAAAGAGATCGGCGCCGTGGCGGTGGAGATGGATGTAACCCGGCAGGAGAGCATCGACGCAGGCTTTGCCGCCGCCGTGGAGGCGCTTGGCGGGCTGGATATTCTGGTGAACAACGCCGCGCTCTTCTCCGCCGCGCCCATCGTCGAGATCGAGCGCGCCGACTTTGACCGGCTGATGGCTGTCAACGTCGCAGGCGTGCTCTTTTGCACCCAGGCGGCGGCAAAGCAGATGATCGCCCAAGGCGCCGGCGGCAAGATCATCAACATGGCCTCCCAGGCCGGGCGGCGCGGCGAGAGCCTCGTGGCGGTTTACTGCGCCACCAAGGCGGCGGTGATCTCGCTCACCCAATCGGCGGGGCTGAACCTCATCGCCCACGGCATCAACGTCAACGCCATCGCGCCGGGCGTGGTGGAGGGTGAGCACTGGGACGGGGTCGATGCCTTTTTTGCCAAATACGAGGGCAAGGCGCCGGGGCAGAAGAAACGCGAGGTCGGCGAGGCGGTGCCCTTCGGACGTATGGGCACGGCGGCAGATCTCGAAGGCATGGCGGTGTTTCTGGCCTCGGAGGAGGCCGATTACATCGTTGCGCAAACCTACAACGTGGACGGCGGGAATTGGATGAGCTGA
- a CDS encoding biopolymer transporter ExbD — protein MLASKLAAQRHRRRPDFGLAQVNIVLLLVLFFLVVGTIVETDELAVDLSETTDLPLERLPRPLLLIDGEGNWALDGAAMAEANVVEALRIPPPEGQPNAVYILAPRDMPADRLLRTMQVLLPAGRTVKLVTLKAGGEE, from the coding sequence ATGCTCGCCTCCAAGCTCGCCGCCCAACGCCACCGCCGCCGTCCCGACTTTGGCCTCGCGCAGGTCAACATCGTGCTGCTGCTGGTGCTGTTCTTCCTCGTGGTCGGCACCATCGTCGAGACCGATGAACTGGCCGTGGACCTCTCGGAAACCACCGATCTGCCGCTGGAGCGCCTGCCACGCCCGCTGCTGCTGATCGACGGTGAAGGCAACTGGGCGCTCGACGGTGCCGCGATGGCGGAGGCCAATGTGGTCGAGGCGCTCCGCATCCCGCCGCCCGAAGGCCAGCCCAATGCGGTTTACATCCTCGCCCCGCGCGACATGCCCGCCGACAGGCTGCTGCGCACCATGCAGGTGCTGCTGCCCGCGGGCCGCACGGTGAAACTGGTGACGCTGAAGGCAGGGGGCGAGGAATGA
- a CDS encoding response regulator transcription factor, with protein MRLLMVEDAEDLAEGVVAHLARSGIVCDLAPSLADARDYRAVQRYDALILDINLPDGSGLTLLREVRAEADRTPVLMLTALTSVDDRITALDQGADDYLGKPFDQRELEARLRALVRREADRKEETITLGPLTYAPRDRSARLGGTQLALTRREAALLDMLIRHAGQYLSKTRLYDSLYGFEDADVGVNAIELYIARLRKKFTGSGVAISTRRGVGYRIGLDD; from the coding sequence ATGCGGCTGTTGATGGTGGAGGATGCCGAGGATCTGGCCGAGGGGGTGGTGGCCCACCTCGCCCGCTCCGGCATTGTCTGCGACCTCGCCCCCTCGCTCGCCGATGCGCGCGATTACCGCGCCGTCCAGCGCTACGACGCGCTCATCCTCGACATCAACCTGCCCGACGGCTCCGGCCTGACCCTGCTGCGCGAGGTCCGCGCCGAGGCCGATCGCACGCCGGTGCTCATGCTGACCGCCCTCACCTCGGTCGACGACCGGATCACCGCGCTCGATCAGGGCGCCGATGACTACCTCGGCAAGCCCTTCGACCAGCGTGAGCTGGAGGCCCGGCTGCGCGCCCTCGTCCGGCGCGAAGCCGACCGCAAGGAAGAGACCATCACCCTCGGCCCCCTCACCTATGCGCCGCGCGACCGCTCAGCGCGGCTGGGCGGCACCCAGCTTGCCCTCACCCGCCGCGAGGCCGCTCTGCTCGACATGCTGATCCGCCACGCCGGGCAGTATCTGTCGAAGACGCGGCTCTACGATTCGCTCTACGGGTTCGAGGATGCCGACGTGGGGGTGAACGCGATCGAGCTTTACATTGCCCGCCTGCGCAAGAAGTTCACCGGCTCGGGCGTGGCCATCTCGACCCGGCGCGGGGTGGGCTACCGGATCGGGCTCGATGACTGA
- a CDS encoding sensor histidine kinase, with protein MTDGRGKAGLSLTARVLGTVLVILLVGGLLVAGSIWWNTRAAARQSYDRILFGAASDIAAAIRIQQGTPLVDLPVSAFELLAQAPDDRVYYAVTGPGGALITALDPAHTVPAPDQPASVGATFFTGTLSGEEARFVRLSRSFAERDFSGAVEVVVGQTLRARNAMTTDLMLDALLPMAAAGLLLTLLAALVVRSALRPLDALVADLSRRDPYDLTPMPAEALPRELGVMLGAVNRFMGRLDGQVEAMRTLISDTAHQLRTPVAAIQVHGESAAEEQSEEARERALARLLARTRSLRTLLDQLLSRALVVHRTDSAPRTPVDLREVALEVMERDDQSVLRPEAELRLQIGDAPVMVRADAFSLQEAAHNLLNNALRHGQAPVSIGAEQRGREAVLWVEDSGPGPAPEVIAHLGERFNRSADSREQGSGVGLSIVAKVASAFGGRVEMGASETGFRAALVLPAEEAHP; from the coding sequence ATGACTGACGGGCGCGGTAAAGCGGGCCTGAGCCTTACCGCCCGCGTGCTGGGCACGGTGCTGGTGATCCTGCTGGTGGGCGGGCTGCTGGTGGCCGGCTCGATCTGGTGGAACACGCGGGCCGCCGCCCGGCAATCCTACGACCGGATCCTCTTTGGCGCCGCCAGCGACATTGCCGCCGCCATCCGCATCCAGCAGGGCACGCCGCTGGTGGACCTCCCAGTTTCGGCCTTCGAGCTGCTGGCGCAGGCCCCGGACGACCGGGTGTATTACGCCGTCACCGGGCCCGGCGGCGCACTGATCACCGCGCTCGACCCGGCCCACACCGTGCCTGCGCCGGACCAGCCCGCCAGCGTTGGCGCGACCTTCTTCACCGGCACGCTGAGCGGCGAGGAGGCCCGCTTCGTGCGGCTCTCGCGCAGCTTTGCCGAGCGCGACTTTTCCGGCGCGGTGGAGGTGGTGGTGGGCCAGACCCTGCGCGCCCGCAACGCGATGACCACCGATCTGATGCTCGACGCGCTGCTGCCGATGGCCGCCGCCGGGCTGCTGCTGACCCTGCTGGCCGCGCTCGTCGTCCGCTCGGCGCTGCGCCCGCTCGATGCGCTGGTGGCCGACCTCTCCCGCCGCGACCCCTATGACCTCACCCCGATGCCCGCCGAGGCCCTGCCCCGCGAGCTGGGCGTGATGCTGGGCGCGGTGAACCGCTTCATGGGGCGGCTCGACGGGCAGGTAGAGGCAATGCGCACGCTGATCTCCGACACCGCGCACCAGTTGCGCACCCCGGTCGCGGCAATTCAGGTGCATGGCGAGAGCGCGGCAGAGGAACAGAGCGAAGAGGCGCGCGAGCGCGCCCTCGCCCGGCTGCTCGCCCGCACCCGTTCGCTGCGCACCCTGCTCGACCAGCTCCTCTCCCGCGCGCTTGTCGTCCACCGCACCGACAGCGCCCCGCGCACGCCGGTGGACCTGCGCGAGGTGGCGCTTGAGGTCATGGAGCGGGATGACCAGTCGGTGCTGCGGCCCGAGGCGGAGCTGCGGCTGCAGATCGGGGATGCACCTGTGATGGTGCGGGCCGATGCCTTCTCGCTGCAAGAGGCAGCGCACAACCTGCTGAACAACGCCCTGCGGCACGGGCAGGCGCCGGTCTCCATCGGGGCGGAGCAGCGCGGCAGGGAGGCGGTGCTTTGGGTGGAAGACAGCGGCCCCGGCCCCGCGCCCGAAGTGATCGCCCACCTCGGAGAGCGGTTCAACCGCAGCGCTGACAGCCGCGAACAGGGCAGCGGCGTGGGGCTTTCAATCGTGGCCAAGGTGGCCTCTGCCTTTGGCGGGCGGGTCGAGATGGGAGCGAGCGAGACCGGCTTTCGCGCTGCCCTCGTGCTGCCTGCCGAGGAGGCGCACCCATGA